From one Amaranthus tricolor cultivar Red isolate AtriRed21 chromosome 17, ASM2621246v1, whole genome shotgun sequence genomic stretch:
- the LOC130804407 gene encoding pentatricopeptide repeat-containing protein At3g29230 — protein MMIKLQSCNNFTLPLTTTIRAPSWVSKRRQLELHISQLHKCSNLPQLKQIHAQIFKANLHNDPFVAPKLISAFSLCHQMGLAINVFNQVQFPNVLLYNTLIRAYAQNSQSSQAFITFVDMLTNGVIPDNFTYPFLLRACFGCNSFETVQMIHAHTLKFGFLADIFVPNSLIDSYCKCGVVGVSSASKLFMVMKDKDIVSWNSMISGLIKGGELKDARQLFDEMPKRDVVSWNTMLDGYVKVGDMIAAYSLFEMMPCRDVVSWSTMVSGYTKLGEMDMARLLFDKMPVKNLVSWTIMISGYAQKGFTKEAISLYNEMEKSGLELDNGTVISILGACAESGFLALGKRVRSSMVAAGFKGSIAVTNALIDMYAKCGCMKKALVVFEGMTERDLVSWNIIIHGLAMHGNGEMALKLFSRMVEQEGFQPDGFTFVGILCACTHIGFIDKGIEYFYSMGRDYGIIPKIEHYGCLIDLLGRGGRLKEAFDVVQNMPMAPNAVIWGTLLAACRSHYPFDIAHEILKHSVKLNSTDTGNLAMLSNIYAAAGDWTNVANVRRAMKNVRMDKPSGASAIDLDDVVHEFTVFDNSHPNSEGIYQMIHLLRPQLKKADCISEAAYG, from the coding sequence ATGATGATCAAACTCCAATCTTGCAACAATTTCACGCTACCATTGACAACCACCATTAGAGCTCCTTCTTGGGTTTCCAAAAGAAGGCAACTTGAATTACATATATCTCAACTTCACAAATGCTCAAATTTACCCCAATTGAAGCAAATTCACGCTCAAATCTTCAAAGCTAATCTTCATAATGACCCTTTTGTAGCTCCTAAACTTATCTCTGCTTTCTCTCTTTGTCATCAAATGGGTTTAGCCATTAATGTTTTTAACCAAGTTCAATTTCCTAATGTCCTTTTGTATAATACTCTTATTAGAGCTTATGCCCAGAATTCACAATCTTCTCAAGCTTTCATTACTTTTGTTGATATGCTTACAAATGGTGTTATTCCTGATAATTTTACTTACCCATTTCTCTTAAGGGCTTGTTTTGGATGTAATTCTTTTGAAACGGTTCAAATGATTCATGCCCATACACTGAAGTTTGGTTTTTTAGCTGATATTTTTGTACCCAATTCATTGATTGATAGTTATTGTAAGTGTGGAGTAGTTGGTGTTAGCTCTGCTAGTAAATTGTTTATGGTTATGAAGGATAAAGATATTGTTTCATGGAATTCAATGATTAGTGGGTTGATTAAAGGGGGTGAATTGAAAGATGCACGCCAATTGTTCGACGAAATGCCTAAAAGAGATGTAGTGAGTTGGAATACTATGTTAGATGGGTATGTAAAAGTAGGGGATATGATTGCTGCATATAGTTTGTTTGAGATGATGCCTTGTAGAGATGTGGTGTCTTGGTCGACTATGGTATCGGGTTATACGAAACTAGGGGAAATGGACATGGCTAGATTATTGTTTGATAAGATGCCAGTCAAGAATTTGGTGTCTTGGACAATAATGATTTCTGGGTATGCTCAGAAAGGTTTCACAAAAGAGGCTATTTCCTTGTACAATGAGATGGAGAAATCAGGATTGGAGCTTGATAATGGGACTGTTATTAGTATCTTAGGCGCGTGTGCTGAGTCGGGTTTTCTTGCACTTGGAAAACGAGTTCGTTCGTCAATGGTGGCTGCTGGATTTAAGGGAAGCATTGCAGTGACTAACGCGTTGATTGATATGTATGCTAAATGTGGCTGTATGAAAAAGGCGTTAGTCGTATTTGAAGGGATGACCGAAAGAGATTTAGTCTCTTGGAACATCATTATCCATGGTTTGGCTATGCACGGAAATGGAGAGATGGCTCTCAAGCTTTTCTCTAGGATGGTCGAACAAGAAGGATTTCAACCCGATGGATTCACTTTTGTTGGAATCTTATGTGCTTGTACTCACATCGGTTTTATCGATAAGGGTATAGAGTATTTTTACTCGATGGGTCGAGATTATGGTATTATCCCCAAAATCGAGCATTATGGCTGCTTGATCGATCTTTTAGGCCGCGGTGGGCGCTTAAAAGAAGCTTTTGATGTTGTACAAAACATGCCTATGGCACCAAATGCTGTCATTTGGGGTACACTCTTAGCAGCATGCCGTTCACATTATCCTTTCGACATTGCACACGAGATCTTGAAGCATTCGGTTAAACTTAACTCGACAGATACAGGAAATCTCGCTATGCTGTCTAATATATATGCTGCTGCAGGGGATTGGACAAACGTTGCGAATGTTAGACGGGCTATGAAGAATGTCAGAATGGACAAACCATCCGGAGCTAGTGCTATCGACCTAGATGATGTCGTTCATGAATTCACCGTCTTTGATAACTCGCACCCCAATTCAGAGGGCATATATCAGATGATCCATTTACTACGCCCACAACTGAAAAAGGCTGATTGTATATCGGAAGCTGCATATGGTTGA
- the LOC130804059 gene encoding protein CROWDED NUCLEI 1, producing the protein MLTPQKKVSSPCSLTPRRENQKTPAGNSNSNGRVSENGGNLSGDVGDLEDLDEKVAKLENELFEYQYNMGLLLIEKKEWSLKIDDLQQALKEQKDFLKREQAAHLIVISDLEKREENLRKALGVEKQCVIDLEKALRELRSEYAEIKFTADSKLTEANSLAASIEEKSLKVEAKLRAADAKLAEFSRKSSEIERKMQDLESRESALRRERLSFYSEKDAHDATLSKQREDLLEWERKLNEGEERLCEGRRILNQREERVNEFDKGFKQKECELAEVQKKIDKTNMDLKKKEDEISQRLTSITLKEKEVDAMKKKVIEVKEELLVREQELNEREKNEVQKLLDEHKTHLDAKKQEFEFEMDQKRRSVDEELKSKVVLLEKKEIEISHAEEKIAKREQALEKKLEKFKEKENALESKLKEHKEKEKRINQEKKQLEKEKKQIEKETENFLKLKEDLENVKAANEEKLLRIQQEKEELRVTEEEKSEHLRLQSELKREINDCRSQKEALLKEADELKQERMKFEQDWDSLDEKKEEVEQESKKLTEEKEKWERWRHLEEERLRNESIASEKKIESERKALELEKGLFAAHVEHQKLVLLEREQSERSKIVDDLERQKRELEMEMRKILEEKERDLSEREKLFEEEREKEQSNLNYLRETAERGMAEMKEVQRRIAKQTEEVSASKKDLEGRRLEIQKDVDELLVLSGKLKDQREQLVRERERFIAFVQKFKGCEQCGEVTREFMLSDLQFLHDMEKREIIPLPKLAEDYVRNSLKENFSSEIQNDERSPIPGHIESSTPAKTVSWLRKCTEKILKFSPIKIGEPSGMEKNVGDASPVDEDADASPASDSHNVVEEEHDVSLKVASDSFDNQTAVNESVRLEGDQDPSVGTWGNTNNANEHETSQKSDFNGQHGKKPRRKVNRTRSVKAVIKDAKDIVGDPIDLTVSEQPNGDVEDSTHMDDRSREVSGLAGKENLKKGRKRGRPRASQTTASEHDDGLSEVRSDSVAGGPRTRRRKVAATLQAPAEKRYNLRNLSAGTGAAVKTSSDRQQNKDEKHGRKQIVDGNDNPGPSHSAGVASDNSASINLMQVQGEEATPVPKRKIVTIVQSEEVNGTPDGHDEHGDVDFDIAGEDGDEDEDEDNDEEVEHPGEASIGKKLWKFLTT; encoded by the exons ATGTTAACTCCTCAAAAGAAGGTTTCTTCGCCATGTTCTCTTACTCCGAGAAGAGAGAATCAGAAAACTCCGGCGGGTAATTCGAATTCTAATGGTAGAGTTTCTGAAAATGGTGGGAATCTTTCTGGGGATGTTGGAGATCTTGAAGATTTGGATGAAAAGGTTGCTAAACTTGAGAATGAG TTATTTGAATACCAATATAATATGGGACTTCTCTTGATTGAGAAGAAAGAATGGAGTTTGAAGATTGATGATCTTCAACAAGCATTGAAAGAGCAGAAGGATTTCCTAAAGCGTGAACAGGCAGCTCATTTAATTGTAATTTCTGATCTCGAGAAAAGAGAGGAAAATTTAAGGAAGGCCTTGGGTGTGGAGAAGCAGTGTGTTATTGAT CTGGAGAAGGCATTGCGTGAACTGAGATCTGAGTATGCTGAAATCAAATTTACTGCTGACTCGAAGTTGACCGAAGCCAATTCTTTGGCTGCTAGCATCGaggaaaaatctttaaaagttgaAGCAAAGCTACGTGCTGCTGATGCTAAGTTAGCAGAGTTTAGTAGAAAGAGCTCTGAAATCGAGAGAAAGATGCAAGATTTAGAAAGTCGAGAAAGTGCTCTACGAAGGGAGCGGTTGTCTTTTTACTCAGA GAAAGACGCACATGATGCTACTTTGTCTAAGCAAAGAGAAGATTTGCTAGAATGGGAGAGGAAGTTAAACGAAGGAGAGGAGAGATTGTGCGAAGGTCGGAGAATCTTAAATCAAAGAGAGGAGAGAGTGAATGAATTTGATAAGGGCTTTAAACAGAAGGAGTGTGAGCTAGCTGAGGTACAAAAGAAGATAGATAAAACTAATATGGATTTGAAGAAGAAAGAGGATGAGATTAGCCAAAGGCTAACTAGCATAACTTTAAAGGAGAAG GAAGTTGATGctatgaaaaaaaaagtaattgaaGTAAAAGAGGAGTTACTTGTTCGGGAACAAGAACTTAATGAGAGAGAAAAG AATGAGGTCCAGAAACTTCTTGACGAGCACAAGACTCACTTAGATGCAAAGAAGCAGGAGTTCGAATTTGAGATGGATCAGAAGAGGAGATCtgttgatgaagaattaaagagtaAGGTTGTTTTATTAGAGAAGAAGGAAATTGAAATTAGCCACGCAGAAGAGAAAATTGCTAAGCGTGAACAAGCTCTGGAGAAGAAATTGGAGAAGTTTAAGGAGAAAGAGAATGCTTTGGAATCAAAACTGAAAGAAcataaggaaaaagaaaagaggATTAATCAAGAGAAGAAGCAATTGGAGAAGGAGAAGAAACAGATTGAAAAGGAGACCGAGAATTTCCTCAAGCTCAAAGAAGATTTGGAGAATGTCAAAGCTGCCAATGAGGAGAAACTGCTGAGGATAcaacaagaaaaggaagagcTGCGGGTGACCGAAGAAGAGAAATCAGAGCATTTACGTCTTCAGTCTGAACTAAAACGGGAGATAAATGACTGCAGATCTCAAAAGGAAGCGCTTTTGAAGGAAGCTGATGAGTTGAAACAGGAAAGGATGAAGTTTGAGCAAGATTGGGATTCACTTGATGAAAAAAAGGAAGAAGTTGAACAGGAGTCAAAAAAGCTAacagaagagaaagagaagtggGAAAGATGGAGGCACTTGGAAGAGGAAAGATTGAGGAATGAAAGTATAGCTTCCGAGAAGAAGATCGAAAGTGAGCGTAAAGCTCTTGAATTAGAAAAAGGTTTATTTGCCGCTCATGTGGAGCATCAGAAGTTGGTGTTGTTAGAGAGAGAACAAAGTGAACGGAGTAAAATAGTTGATGATCTTGAACGGCAGAAAAGAGAACTTGAGATGGAAATGCGGAAGATTCTTGAAGAAAAGGAACGAGATCTTTCTGAAAGAGAGAAATTGTTtgaggaggagagagaaaaggaACAGAGTAACTTGAATTACTTGAGAGAAACAGCTGAAAGGGGAATGGCGGAAATGAAAGAGGTGCAGAGGAGGATCGCCAAGCAAACAGAGGAAGTGTCTGCTAGTAAGAAGGACTTGGAAGGGCGTAGacttgaaattcagaaggatgTAGATGAGCTTCTGGTTCTTAGTGGCAAGTTGAAGGACCAGAGAGAGCAGCTTGTTAGGGAGAGGGAGAGGTTCATTGCTTTTGTTCAGAAATTTAAAGGTTGCGAGCAATGTGGTGAAGTAACGCGCGAGTTTATGCTCTCCGATCTTCAATTTTTGCATGATATGGAGAAGCGGGAGATTATTCCACTACCAAAACTAGCTGAGGATTATGTCAGAAATAGCCTGAAGGAGAATTTTTCGTCTGAGATTCAGAATGATGAGAGGTCTCCTATTCCTGGGCACATAGAATCTTCGACCCCGGCAAAAACTGTTTCTTGGTTGCGAAAGTGCACAGAGAAAATACTGAAGTTCTCGCCTATAAAAATAGGAGAGCCATCTGGAATGGAGAAAAATGTAGGAGATGCCTCTCCAGTTGACGAGGATGCTGATGCAAGTCCAGCTTCTGATAGTCATAATGTTGTTGAAGAGGAGCACGATGTGTCATTGAAAGTGGCAAGCGATTCGTTTGACAATCAAACAGCAGTTAATGAGAGTGTCAGGTTAGAAGGTGATCAAGATCCTTCAGTTGGAACATGGGGTAATACCAACAATGCTAATGAACATGAAACATCCCAGAAATCTGATTTTAATGGTCAGCATGGAAAGAAACCGAGGCGCAAAGTAAATAGGACACGTTCAGTGAAGGCAGTGATTAAAGATGCTAAAGACATAGTTGGTGATCCAATTGATCTGACTGTTAGTGAGCAACCTAATGGTGATGTAGAAGACTCTACACATATGGATGACAGGAGTCGAGAGGTTTCTGGTCTTGCGggtaaagaaaatttgaaaaaaggaagaaaacgtGGCCGTCCTCGCGCTTCACAAACTACCGCAAGTGAACATGATGATGGGTTGAGTGAAGTTCGTTCTGATAGTGTTGCTGGTGGGCCTAGAACGAGACGAAGGAAAGTGGCGGCTACTTTGCAAGCTCCTGCTGAAAAGCGATATAATCTCCGGAACTTGAG TGCTGGAACAGGTGCAGCTGTAAAAACCTCATCTGATAGACAACAAAATAAGGATGAAAAACATGGTCGAAAACAGATTGTAGATGGAAATGATAATCCAGGGCCTTCGCATTCAGCGGGAGTTGCGAGTGATAACAGTGCAAGTATAAACTTGATGCAG GTTCAGGGCGAGGAGGCAACTCCTGTACCTAAACGGAAGATTGTTACTATTGTGCAGAGTGAAGAGGTGAACGGAACTCCCGATGGGCATGATGAGCATGGTGACGTAGATTTTGATATCGCAGGAGAGGACGGGGATGAGGATGAGGATGAGGATAACGATGAAGAGGTCGAGCACCCAGGTGAAGCTTCTATAGGAAAGAAACTCTGGAAATTCTTGACGACATAA